The sequence TAGGATGAAGACGGATTCTGGTGCAGCAGGATCAGCGTCGGAGCGGACGGGCCTTCCGGGGCGGCCTCGCGATAGTGCATCTGGCCGTAGCGGCACTGTGTATAGGCGCGCTGCACCTTCATTCGATGCCGGCCAATATCATGTTGGGCAGAGCTGAATCATCCCACTGGTAACTGGGTGTGCCGATGCGAACGATCACAAGCTGCTCTGAAGGGACTATATAAACCCGCTGGCCTGCCGAGCCATCGAGAAAATAGACATCGTCACGCGCAAATGGCTCGGCCGCAGGGACTACGGCATTGATGCCTTTGCCATAGGTTCGGCCCGGATTGTGCGGGCTTCCGCGCCATATCTGCCAGCCGTAATTGGCATTGGCCGGCGACGGCGCGAGCATCCGCTTGATCCAGTCTCGCGGTACGACCTGCTCTGTTCCGGCGCGACCGTGGTTGAGCAACAGGAGGCCAATGCGCAGCCAGTCCTGAGCGGTTGCTATCAGGCAACAGGAATAGCGCGGTGAGCCGCCGGCACGGTCCAGCCACAAGGAGGCGTCGCGGGCACCGATCGGCTGCCAGATCGAGCGGGACAGCCAATCCGCATAGCGCATGCCGGTCGCCCCCTCGATGGCCCAGCCAAGCATCGCCGTATTGCCATTGGCGTAACAGAATTCCTGCTGCGGGACACAACCATCCGGCCAGCGGGCAACCGCCGCTCCGAGATCGTTTCCGAAACTATACTGCCAATAGGGACCATCACTGGCGCTAGCAAAAGGCGGGGTCTGCATGCCGCTGGCCATTTCCAGAAAGGCGCGAACCGGTCTGGAGCCTCTCGGCGTTCCCCGCATCGTGGGTATATAATCGGAAATCGGATCGTCTACGCTTTCGATGTGGCCGGCAGCGACCGCCGTGCCAACCGCCAGCGCTACAACGGTTTTTGCCATGGATGCTGTTTCGTAACGGGATTCCGGAGAAAATATGTCCCAATATTTCTCCAGTTGCAGCTTGCCATCTTTCCAGACCAGAAGCGCATAGCTTTTCTCGGTTTCAGCCAGTTTGATAGCTGCGTCCAACGCGGAAGCCCTGATTGCTGGCATCCGGGCCGACTGAAATGGCTCTGCATTGCCGCCCGCGACGTGCTCTTGCGGTTGATACCAGTCGATATCCTTGACCAGCGTCGATAGCGGAAAATCGGCGCGCCGCTGCTCGACCAGTTCGACCTGTTGCGCACTGGGCCACACAGGCAGCGGATCCTGAGCGGACGCGGCGCTGGCCAAGGTAACAGCAAGTAAAGTGACGACCTTACGCATTTCGGACTGGAGGCCTCATGAATTGGTAT comes from Sphingorhabdus sp. YGSMI21 and encodes:
- a CDS encoding serine hydrolase, translated to MRKVVTLLAVTLASAASAQDPLPVWPSAQQVELVEQRRADFPLSTLVKDIDWYQPQEHVAGGNAEPFQSARMPAIRASALDAAIKLAETEKSYALLVWKDGKLQLEKYWDIFSPESRYETASMAKTVVALAVGTAVAAGHIESVDDPISDYIPTMRGTPRGSRPVRAFLEMASGMQTPPFASASDGPYWQYSFGNDLGAAVARWPDGCVPQQEFCYANGNTAMLGWAIEGATGMRYADWLSRSIWQPIGARDASLWLDRAGGSPRYSCCLIATAQDWLRIGLLLLNHGRAGTEQVVPRDWIKRMLAPSPANANYGWQIWRGSPHNPGRTYGKGINAVVPAAEPFARDDVYFLDGSAGQRVYIVPSEQLVIVRIGTPSYQWDDSALPNMILAGIE